The Balaenoptera acutorostrata chromosome 15, mBalAcu1.1, whole genome shotgun sequence genome contains a region encoding:
- the LOC114238457 gene encoding uncharacterized protein LOC114238457 isoform X2, translating to MDSVRRSDLAEVTQPVGGVARGFSLASAAPQDLAHDEDPSQAGSGGNSRHFYSVTAGKPSGQGLKRRAGVHRREKGSEARRRVLGLGGRRSSGALIPLTTARSSGRLLGGAAAAADWSKQGAESVNCPRPRGRRSLSKDFS from the coding sequence atgGACTCAGTGAGGCGCAGTGACTTGGccgaagtcacacagccagttggCGGTGTAGCCCGGGGGTTCAGTCTTGCTTCTGCAGCGCCGCAGGACCTAGCACACGATGAGGATCCGAGCCAGGCGGGTAGCGGCGGGAACTCTCGCCATTTCTACTCGGTAACTGCCGGAAAACCTAGCGGACAGGGACTGAAAAGAAGAGCGGGCGTCCACAGACGGGAAAAGGGAAGCGAGGCGCGTAGAAGAGTTTTGGGTCTGGGCGGCCGCCGTAGTAGCGGCGCTCTGATCCCCTTGACAACGGCGAGAAGCAGCGGGAGGCTTCTGGGCGGTGCAGCAGCTGCGGCCGATTGGAGCAAGCAAGGCGCGGAATCCGTAAACTGCCCGCGGCCCCGAGGGCGCAG
- the LOC114238457 gene encoding uncharacterized protein LOC114238457 isoform X1, producing MDSVRRSDLAEVTQPVGGVARGFSLASAAPQDLAHDEDPSQAGSGGNSRHFYSVTAGKPSGQGLKRRAGVHRREKGSEARRRVLGLGGRRSSGALIPLTTARSSGRLLGGAAAAADWSKQGAESVNCPRPRGRSSWTDRRCPAQWTSLSKDFS from the exons atgGACTCAGTGAGGCGCAGTGACTTGGccgaagtcacacagccagttggCGGTGTAGCCCGGGGGTTCAGTCTTGCTTCTGCAGCGCCGCAGGACCTAGCACACGATGAGGATCCGAGCCAGGCGGGTAGCGGCGGGAACTCTCGCCATTTCTACTCGGTAACTGCCGGAAAACCTAGCGGACAGGGACTGAAAAGAAGAGCGGGCGTCCACAGACGGGAAAAGGGAAGCGAGGCGCGTAGAAGAGTTTTGGGTCTGGGCGGCCGCCGTAGTAGCGGCGCTCTGATCCCCTTGACAACGGCGAGAAGCAGCGGGAGGCTTCTGGGCGGTGCAGCAGCTGCGGCCGATTGGAGCAAGCAAGGCGCGGAATCCGTAAACTGCCCGCGGCCCCGAGGGCGCAG CTCCTGGACTGACCGGCGCTGTCCTGCCCAATGGAC
- the LOC114238457 gene encoding uncharacterized protein LOC114238457 isoform X4, giving the protein MDASSSPWNPTPAPVSSPSLLLPIPAIVVLAVGIYLLLLGLVLLTRHCLLAQGCCTDCSSPCRKQGASRPQDCCWTCAEACDFPLPSPAHYLDACCPQPAESIPVQRFLLTTF; this is encoded by the exons ATGGAC GCCTCCTCTAGCCCGTGGAATCCAACCCCGGCTCCCGTCAGCAGCCCCTCCCTGCTGCTCCCCATCCCTGCCATTGTCGTCCTCGCTGTGGGCATCTATTTGTTGCTGCTGGGCCTAGTGCTGCTGACGAGGCACTGCCTGCTG GCCCAGGGCTGCTGCACAGACTGCAGCTCCCCCTGCAGGAAGCAAGGCGCCTCCAGGCCCCAAGACTGTTGCTGGACCTGTGCAGAAGCCTGTGActtccctctgcccagcccagcccactaCCTGGATGCCTGCTGCCCCCAGCCCGCCGAATCT